In one Oncorhynchus nerka isolate Pitt River linkage group LG7, Oner_Uvic_2.0, whole genome shotgun sequence genomic region, the following are encoded:
- the LOC115124795 gene encoding E3 ubiquitin-protein ligase TRIM71-like, whose protein sequence is MASFSDSDLQTCLLCKELCGSSSATISCNSSTSSSSSHSSSSSSRRLHVLPCLHTFCRQCLEGQRSPGDPLKLSCPTCNQKVSFSEVGLDSLPSSNFLLSNLLDAEQLQLGQNKNGHRGVGGCSVPRFHRAHSVLHPNRLGGPQCSSCGEGNPASFHCLDCQEYLCDNCVRAHQRVRLTKDHFMESLQHTSRGMASPIAGRGRGVGGGVGLSLTQPFQSKSSLLPLFQDRMSFCQHHDNKVFLFFCETCSVPICRECSVGRHMGHSLVYLQDAVQDSRDITIQLLADAQQGRQAVQLSMEKIQAIAEQVDIKAKVVQTEVKNVVLRHLKALEDRESQLLWKVEKIQQLKAKSLYLQVEMLHQNLTKLDSTITAVTQVLDEGCHLDVLLARERMLTQIQELKSLRGLLQPQEDDRLMFTPPDQALYIAIQSMGLISSGAFAPVTKAHGEGLKTALRGKTASFTVIGYDHDREPCLSGGDAVSAVVMAAADGNLSAAEVCDNQNGSYTVSYLPKTEGEDLVSVLVCNQHIMGSPFKVLVKSGRRYGALGSPVSAFGSEGEGDGQLCRPWGISVDKEGYVVVADRSNNRVQIFKPCGAFHHKFGSLGSRPGQFDRPAGVACDSQQQIIVTDKDNHRVQVFTFDGQFMLKFGEKGTKNGQFNYPWDVAVNSAGKILVSDTRNHRVQLFGPDGSFINKYGFEGTLWKHFDSPRGVAFNQEDHLVVTDFNNHRLLVIRPDCQSARFLGSEGTGNGKFLRPQGIAVDQENRIIVADSRNHRVQVFEPNGNFLCKFGTHGSGFGQMDRPSGVAVTPDGVIVVVDFGNNRILKF, encoded by the exons ATGGCTTCGTTCTCAGACTCCGACTTGCAGACCTGTCTTCTCTGCAAGGAGCTCTGTGGCTCCTCCTCCGCTACCATCTCTTGCAACTCctccacttcctcttcctcctctcactcgtcctcctcctcctcccggcgcctccatgtcctcccctgcCTGCACACCTTCTGCAGACAGTGTCTGGAGGGCCAGCGCAGCCCTGGGGACCCTCTCAAACTCAGCTGCCCCACCTGCAATCAGAAGGTCTCCTTCTCCGAGGTCGGATTggactctctcccttcctccaacTTCCTCTTGAGTAACCTTCTGGACGCGGAGCAGCTCCAACTCGGCCAAAATAAGAACGGTCACCGGGGGGTCGGCGGGTGCTCCGTACCCAGGTTCCACCGCGCCCACAGCGTGCTCCATCCGAACCGTCTGGGAGGGCCCCAGTGCAGCTCCTGTGGCGAGGGGAACCCGGCCAGCTTCCACTGCCTGGACTGCCAGGAGTACCTTTGTGATAACTGCGTCCGAGCCCATCAGAGGGTCCGGTTGACCAAGGACCACTTCATGGAGAGCCTGCAGCATACAAGCCGAGGCATGGCCAGCCCCATCGCAGGTAGAGGCAGGGGGGTTGGGGGAGGTGTAGGgttgtccctgacccagcccttcCAGTCCAAATCCTCCCTGCTGCCTTTGTTCCAGGATAGGATGAGCTTCTGTCAGCACCATGACAACAAG gTGTTTCTGTTTTTCTGTGAGACGTGCTCTGTGCCTATCTGTAGGGAGTGTAGTGTGGGCAGACACATGGGCCACAGCTTGGTCTATCTACAGGACGCTGTCCAGGACTCCAGAGACATCACCATCCAGCTACTGGCTGACGCACAGCAAGGAAGACAGGCTGTACAG TTGAGTATGGAGAAGATCCAGGCCATAGCAGAGCAGGTAGACATCAAGGCCAAGGTGGTTCAGACAGAGGTGAAGAACGTGGTCCTCAGACACCTGAAAGCtttggaggacagagagagtcagcTACTCTGGAAG gtTGAGAAGATCCAACAGCTGAAAGCCAAGTCCCTGTACCTGCAGGTAGAGATGCTGCATCAGAACCTGACCAAGCTGGACAGCACCATCACAGCAGTCACTCAG GTGCTGGATGAGGGTTGTCACCTGGACGTGCTGCTGGCCAGAGAGCGCATGCTGACCCAGATCCAGGAGCTGAAGTCTCTCAGAGGCCTGCTGCAGCCACAGGAGGACGATCGTTTAATGTTCACCCCTCCAGACCAG GCCCTGTACATAGCCATCCAGTCCATGGGGTTGATCAGTAGCGGAGCGTTCGCTCCCGTCACCAAAGCTCACGGCGAGGGCCTAAAGACCGCACTCCGTGGCAAGACCGCCTCCTTCACCGTAATTGGCTACGACCACGACAGGGAGCCCTGTCTCTCGGGCGGTGACGCAGTGTCAGCGGTGGTGATGGCAGCGGCGGATGGTAACCTGTCGGCTGCGGAGGTGTGTGACAACCAGAACGGGTCGTACACGGTCAGCTACTTGCCTAAGACTGAGGGAGAAGATTTGGTGTCAGTTCTGGTCTGTAACCAGCACATCATGGGCAGCCCCTTCAAG GTACTGGTGAAGTCTGGGCGACGCTACGGGGCTCTGGGTTCACCAGTGTCTGCGTTTGGCAGTGAGGGGGAGGGTGACGGTCAGCTGTGTCGTCCCTGGGGCATCAGTGTGGATAAAGAGGGATACGTGGTGGTGGCCGACCGCAGTAACAACCGCGTACAG ATCTTCAAGCCGTGCGGGGCCTTCCACCACAAGTTCGGCTCCCTGGGCTCTCGCCCCGGTCAGTTTGATCGTCCAGCGGGCGTGGCGTGCGACAGCCAACAGCAGATCATCGTAACGGACAAAGACAACCACCGTGTGCAGGTGTTCACCTTTGACGGACAGTTTATGCTGAAGTTCGGCGAGAAGGGCACTAAG AACGGTCAGTTCAACTACCCCTGGGATGTGGCAGTGAACTCTGCGGGGAAGATCTTGGTCTCTGACACCAGGAACCACCGCGTCCAGCTCTTTGGCCCTGACGGCTCGTTCATCAACAAGTACGGCTTTGAGGGCACCCTGTGGAAACACTTTGACTCGCCGCGGGGTGTCGCCTTTAACCAGGAGGACCACCTGGTCGTCACCGACTTCAACAACCACCGTCTGCTGGTGATTCGGCCAGATTGCCAATCTGCCCGGTTCCTGGGCTCCGAGGGTACCGGTAACGGGAAGTTCCTGCGTCCCCAGGGCATAGCGGTGGACCAGGAGAACCGGATCATCGTTGCGGACTCGAGGAACCACCGTGTGCAGGTGTTCGAGCCCAACGGGAACTTCTTATGCAAATTTGGCACTCATGGCAGTGGCTTCGGACAGATGGACCGCCCCTCCGGTGTTGCTGTGACACCTGACGGAGTCATCGTGGTTGTCGACTTCGGAAACAACCGCATCCTCAAGTTCTAA